One window from the genome of Haladaptatus paucihalophilus DX253 encodes:
- a CDS encoding amidohydrolase family protein encodes MLVEGTILSGPNFEPVEGRVVVEDGTITAIEEESVSSSNIVCPAFVNAHTHIGDSIAKEAGAGLSLEELVAPPDGLKHRLLRKTSRAKKVEAMRRSLEFMQSTGTASFLEFREGGVEGVFALREAAESLDIDPFILGRETVDAMEAADGFGASGANDADFGRERTATKRAGKTFGIHAGEADPSDINPALDLSPDFLVHVVHPEPIHLDRIEDSEIPIAVCPRSNLVTGVGMPPIRDLLERTTVALGTDNVMLNSPSMFREMEFTAKLTDVSPREVLRMATRNGARIAGLNRGVIEPGRDAKLLVLDGDSDNLAGNRDVVRSVVRRAGASDVTDVVL; translated from the coding sequence ATGCTTGTGGAGGGCACCATCCTGTCCGGGCCGAACTTCGAACCCGTGGAAGGCCGCGTCGTCGTCGAGGATGGTACGATAACTGCCATCGAAGAAGAATCCGTTTCGTCGTCGAACATCGTCTGTCCCGCGTTCGTCAACGCACACACCCACATCGGGGATTCCATCGCGAAGGAGGCCGGTGCGGGCCTCTCGTTGGAGGAACTCGTCGCGCCGCCGGACGGACTCAAACACCGACTTCTTCGGAAGACGTCGCGTGCGAAGAAGGTCGAAGCGATGCGGCGGTCGTTGGAGTTCATGCAATCGACGGGAACCGCCTCGTTTCTCGAATTCCGCGAGGGCGGCGTCGAGGGCGTCTTCGCCCTCCGCGAGGCCGCCGAGAGCTTGGACATCGACCCGTTCATCCTCGGTCGGGAAACGGTCGATGCGATGGAAGCGGCGGACGGATTCGGCGCGAGCGGAGCCAACGACGCCGACTTCGGCCGTGAACGGACGGCGACGAAACGGGCAGGGAAGACGTTCGGAATCCACGCGGGCGAGGCCGACCCGAGCGACATCAACCCGGCGCTCGACCTCTCGCCGGATTTCCTCGTTCACGTCGTCCACCCCGAGCCGATTCACCTCGACCGAATCGAAGACAGCGAGATTCCCATCGCGGTCTGTCCGCGCTCGAACCTCGTCACCGGGGTCGGTATGCCCCCGATTCGGGACCTTCTCGAACGGACGACGGTCGCGCTCGGGACGGACAACGTGATGTTGAACAGTCCGTCGATGTTCCGCGAGATGGAGTTCACGGCGAAGTTGACGGACGTCTCGCCCCGCGAAGTGCTTCGGATGGCGACGCGAAACGGGGCGCGCATCGCGGGGCTGAACCGCGGCGTCATCGAACCCGGACGCGACGCGAAACTGCTCGTCCTCGACGGCGACTCGGACAACCTCGCCGGAAACCGCGACGTGGTTCGTTCGGTGGTCCGTCGGGCGGGTGCAAGCGACGTAACCGACGTGGTGCTGTAG
- a CDS encoding universal stress protein gives MYDRILVPTDGSEETTCVIAHAAELAEAHGAELHAIYVINSSTFASLPMESSWEGVSDMLEEEGKSALEDARHVAEEYDVSLTTHLLEGPPNKEIVRYAELDGFDLIVMGTHGRGGIDRLLLGSVAERVVRASTVPVLTVRVGGEDDGPDVSATGKAHSSS, from the coding sequence ATGTACGACCGAATTCTCGTCCCGACCGATGGTTCGGAGGAGACGACGTGCGTCATCGCACACGCCGCCGAACTGGCCGAGGCGCACGGCGCGGAACTGCACGCGATATACGTCATCAACTCCTCGACGTTCGCCAGCCTCCCCATGGAGTCGTCGTGGGAGGGCGTCTCCGACATGCTCGAAGAGGAGGGAAAATCGGCGCTCGAAGACGCCCGCCACGTCGCGGAGGAGTACGACGTTTCGCTGACGACCCACTTGCTCGAAGGGCCGCCGAACAAGGAAATCGTCCGCTACGCCGAACTGGACGGTTTCGACCTCATCGTGATGGGAACGCACGGACGCGGCGGCATCGACCGCCTCCTGCTCGGCAGCGTGGCCGAGCGCGTCGTCCGCGCTTCGACCGTCCCCGTCCTCACGGTCCGCGTCGGCGGTGAGGACGACGGACCGGACGTCTCGGCGACCGGCAAAGCACACAGCAGTAGCTGA
- a CDS encoding bifunctional biotin--[acetyl-CoA-carboxylase] synthetase/biotin operon repressor has protein sequence MNETRRAVLDALADGPVSGPELADSLDISRNAIWKHVEALRTAGFEIESTSDGYLLDDVPEFGPSVEYGLDAPFSVEYHDSIGSTNDRARELAEEGAEDVVVLADEQVGGRGRLERTWVGPSGGVWLSLVLRPNIPPAHAPLLTLAAAVAVARAAREAGVPAEIKWPNDVLVSEERANEGQSDRSSDDVLVSETSEGQSEQGTAAGARGGEKLCGILTEMEGEANRVSWVIVGTGINVNIPADDLPEGATSVQEVVGSVNRRVFVQRVLEEFDALRTDVDAVLPAWRELSATLGQRVRVETTNGDVVGTAVDIVTPGALVVETDDGDVRVHAGDCDHLRPAN, from the coding sequence ATGAACGAGACACGGCGGGCCGTCTTGGACGCGCTCGCGGACGGTCCAGTTTCCGGGCCGGAACTCGCGGACAGCCTCGACATTTCGCGGAACGCGATTTGGAAACACGTCGAGGCGCTTCGCACCGCCGGGTTCGAAATCGAGAGCACGAGCGATGGCTACCTCCTCGATGACGTCCCCGAGTTCGGTCCATCGGTCGAGTACGGACTCGACGCACCCTTTTCCGTCGAATATCACGACTCCATCGGGAGCACGAACGACAGAGCGCGGGAACTGGCCGAGGAGGGTGCCGAGGATGTCGTCGTACTGGCGGACGAGCAGGTCGGCGGACGGGGGCGTCTCGAACGAACGTGGGTCGGTCCGTCCGGCGGCGTCTGGTTGAGCCTCGTGCTTCGCCCGAACATCCCGCCAGCGCACGCGCCGCTCCTGACGCTCGCCGCCGCCGTCGCGGTGGCGCGAGCGGCGCGGGAGGCCGGCGTCCCGGCGGAAATAAAGTGGCCGAACGACGTCCTCGTGAGCGAGGAACGAGCGAACGAGGGCCAGTCGGACCGGAGTTCTGATGACGTCCTCGTGAGTGAAACGAGCGAGGGCCAGTCGGAGCAAGGCACCGCCGCCGGAGCGAGAGGCGGAGAGAAGCTCTGTGGCATCCTCACCGAGATGGAAGGCGAGGCGAATCGCGTCTCGTGGGTAATCGTCGGCACCGGAATCAACGTCAACATCCCGGCCGACGACCTCCCGGAGGGCGCGACGAGCGTGCAGGAAGTCGTCGGGAGCGTGAACCGACGGGTGTTCGTCCAACGGGTGCTAGAGGAGTTCGACGCGCTCCGAACGGACGTGGATGCCGTCCTTCCGGCGTGGCGAGAACTGTCGGCGACGCTGGGCCAGCGGGTACGGGTCGAAACGACGAACGGAGACGTGGTTGGAACAGCGGTCGATATCGTCACGCCGGGCGCGCTGGTCGTCGAGACTGACGATGGAGACGTCCGCGTTCACGCGGGCGATTGCGACCACCTTCGCCCGGCGAACTGA
- a CDS encoding carbonic anhydrase — protein sequence MHSRFVEMLQRNADHAAAFRTRFDDVQDSQRPGVVTVCCSDSRVLQDHIWGNEEPGDVFTCGNIGNRVVQRTDDGEVVSGDVLYPVEHTGTKTVVVVGHTGCGAVTATYDALTDGVSEPAGIEHCLDLLKPRLEAGVEALPDDVDRAGAINRLVEYNVDRQVEFLLDSDDIPDDVDVIGVVYDFQDVYSGERGEVHVINANGETAVETLRDDHEEIGGRIERLWQY from the coding sequence ATGCACTCCAGGTTCGTCGAGATGTTGCAGCGAAACGCGGACCACGCCGCGGCGTTCCGGACCCGATTTGACGACGTACAGGACTCCCAACGACCGGGCGTCGTCACCGTCTGTTGCTCGGACTCGCGCGTCCTGCAGGACCATATCTGGGGGAACGAGGAACCCGGCGACGTCTTCACGTGCGGCAACATCGGAAACCGCGTCGTCCAGCGCACGGACGACGGTGAAGTCGTCTCCGGCGACGTGCTCTACCCGGTCGAGCACACGGGGACGAAAACCGTCGTCGTCGTGGGACACACGGGCTGTGGAGCCGTCACGGCGACGTACGACGCTTTGACGGACGGCGTGTCCGAACCCGCGGGTATCGAACACTGCCTCGACCTGTTGAAACCCCGCCTCGAAGCGGGCGTCGAAGCGCTCCCGGACGACGTGGACCGGGCGGGTGCCATCAACCGCCTCGTCGAGTACAACGTCGATAGACAGGTCGAATTCCTCCTGGACAGCGACGACATCCCGGACGACGTGGACGTCATCGGCGTCGTCTACGACTTCCAGGATGTCTACTCCGGGGAGAGAGGAGAAGTCCACGTCATCAACGCGAACGGCGAAACCGCCGTCGAAACGTTGCGAGACGACCACGAGGAGATAGGCGGACGAATCGAGCGGCTCTGGCAGTACTGA
- a CDS encoding LysE/ArgO family amino acid transporter — MAILIQGIVLGVSIAAPVGPIGVLCIQRTLSKGRLSGFVSGLGAASADAVYGTIAGFGITILSSTLLAHRTSIRLGGGVLLLYLGVQSLRAEPAETVPTAITGPTASTASTPDVPGLVRDYGSTFLLTITNPVTILAFVGIFTGLGVGVSGNDTDAAALVGGVFLGSALWWFALSSAVGHFRTRFGRSTMRRVNRLAGVIIVGFGLLALWGGL; from the coding sequence ATCGCCATTCTGATTCAGGGTATCGTTCTCGGCGTCTCGATTGCGGCACCGGTCGGGCCAATCGGCGTCCTGTGCATCCAGCGAACGCTTTCTAAGGGACGGCTCTCGGGCTTCGTCAGCGGACTCGGAGCGGCGTCCGCGGACGCCGTGTACGGCACCATCGCCGGATTCGGAATCACGATACTGTCCTCGACGCTGCTCGCCCACCGGACGAGCATCCGTCTCGGCGGCGGGGTCCTCCTCCTGTACCTCGGCGTACAGTCGCTCCGCGCCGAACCAGCGGAAACCGTACCCACCGCAATTACCGGACCCACCGCGTCCACCGCGTCCACACCGGACGTACCCGGGCTCGTGCGAGACTACGGTTCGACGTTTCTCTTGACGATAACCAACCCCGTGACCATCCTCGCCTTCGTCGGCATCTTCACCGGGTTGGGCGTCGGAGTGTCGGGGAACGATACGGACGCCGCCGCGCTGGTCGGCGGCGTCTTCCTCGGGTCGGCGCTCTGGTGGTTCGCGTTGAGTTCCGCCGTGGGGCACTTCCGGACGCGATTCGGACGGTCAACCATGCGCCGGGTGAACCGACTCGCGGGCGTGATTATCGTCGGGTTCGGACTGCTCGCGCTGTGGGGTGGGTTGTAG
- a CDS encoding ArsR/SmtB family transcription factor encodes MTQDTTRLRRFIADETDGCCDADVEARLDELESFTGGIPDDYATDLDALKTLGNETRYRITRLLAAAEDELCVCEITPSFDVSESAVSHALSDLTDAGLLSRRKEGTWRYYRTTARAERVVAALDATRGENE; translated from the coding sequence GTGACCCAGGACACGACCAGACTCCGGCGATTCATCGCGGACGAGACCGACGGATGCTGTGACGCCGACGTCGAAGCGCGACTCGACGAACTCGAATCCTTCACGGGGGGGATTCCGGACGACTACGCGACCGATTTGGACGCGTTGAAAACCCTCGGGAACGAGACTCGGTACCGAATCACACGATTGCTTGCCGCCGCGGAGGACGAACTCTGCGTCTGTGAGATAACCCCGTCGTTCGACGTGAGCGAGAGCGCCGTCAGCCACGCGCTGTCCGACCTCACCGACGCCGGGTTGCTGTCCCGCCGAAAAGAAGGGACGTGGCGCTATTATCGGACGACGGCGCGGGCGGAACGGGTCGTTGCGGCGCTCGACGCGACACGAGGTGAAAACGAATGA
- a CDS encoding arsenite methyltransferase, protein MSENTDTTDEEHRNLDAAEQRRAVRNRYARIATETDGCADGDGCCDESATQSSEQLGYDDDEVNSVADGADLGLGCGNPNAIASLETGDTVLDLGSGAGFDCFLAAREVGESGRVIGVDMTPEMVEKARENVVKNDATNVEFRLGEIEHLPVSDETVDVIISNCVINLSPNKPQVFREAFRALRPDGRVAVSDVVMTAPIPDAVRTDPESVAACVGGSSTIDELRAMLTEAGFVDVEITPKEDSEEFIREWDDSLDLGEYIVSAAITGRKPRQGESE, encoded by the coding sequence ATGAGCGAAAATACGGACACGACCGACGAGGAGCACAGGAATCTCGATGCCGCGGAACAGCGACGCGCCGTTCGCAACCGGTACGCCCGAATCGCCACGGAGACGGACGGTTGCGCCGACGGAGACGGTTGCTGTGACGAATCGGCCACGCAGAGTTCGGAGCAACTCGGTTACGACGATGACGAAGTGAACTCGGTAGCGGACGGCGCGGACTTGGGACTCGGGTGCGGAAATCCGAACGCCATCGCGTCGCTCGAAACGGGCGACACGGTGCTCGACCTCGGGTCCGGTGCGGGATTCGACTGCTTCCTCGCCGCACGGGAGGTCGGCGAGTCCGGGCGGGTTATCGGCGTCGACATGACTCCCGAGATGGTCGAGAAGGCTCGGGAGAACGTCGTGAAGAACGACGCGACGAACGTCGAGTTCCGCCTCGGCGAAATCGAACACCTCCCCGTCTCCGACGAGACGGTCGACGTCATCATCTCGAACTGCGTCATCAACCTCTCGCCGAACAAGCCGCAGGTCTTCCGCGAGGCGTTTCGGGCGCTCCGCCCGGACGGACGGGTGGCCGTCTCGGACGTCGTGATGACCGCTCCCATCCCGGATGCGGTTCGAACGGATCCCGAATCCGTGGCCGCCTGCGTCGGTGGCTCCTCGACAATCGACGAACTGCGAGCGATGCTAACCGAGGCCGGTTTCGTCGACGTCGAGATAACGCCGAAAGAGGACAGCGAAGAGTTCATCCGCGAATGGGACGACAGCCTCGACCTCGGCGAATACATCGTCTCCGCGGCGATAACGGGCCGGAAGCCTCGACAGGGTGAGAGCGAATGA
- a CDS encoding arsenate-mycothiol transferase ArsC translates to MTEQNDGTVTVAFVCVQNAGRSQMATAFAERERDRRGLEDRVRIVTGGTDPANHVHGVVVETMAENGFDLGDRTPRKITHDETMNADIVITMGCSAENVCPMTWRGDARDWALDDPHGREIEAVRGIRDDIERRVSELFDELAENATERGV, encoded by the coding sequence ATGACGGAGCAAAATGACGGCACCGTCACGGTCGCGTTCGTCTGCGTACAGAACGCGGGGCGGAGTCAGATGGCGACCGCTTTCGCCGAGCGAGAGCGTGACCGGCGGGGACTCGAAGACCGGGTACGCATCGTCACCGGTGGAACCGACCCCGCGAATCACGTCCACGGTGTCGTCGTCGAAACGATGGCCGAGAACGGGTTCGACCTCGGAGACCGGACTCCGCGAAAAATCACGCACGACGAGACGATGAACGCGGACATCGTTATCACGATGGGCTGTTCCGCGGAGAACGTCTGTCCGATGACGTGGCGGGGAGACGCCCGCGACTGGGCGCTCGACGACCCGCACGGACGGGAAATCGAGGCGGTGCGGGGAATACGGGATGACATCGAGCGGAGGGTCTCGGAACTGTTCGACGAACTCGCCGAGAACGCCACTGAACGAGGTGTCTAA
- a CDS encoding GNAT family N-acetyltransferase → MSPTLFPATIESERLRYVPLHESVDVLDLYEYHRSGEMDAVMRPLGETPHATPKETMDELTEVRDAWESGERATYAMRSNADDEFVGVAELWLEWDKRKTSFGIWVREPCWGRGYSAERAGAMLYVAFELLDLELVSVGHEPENERSKRAIEKYVDAYGGQYDGILRNWLPPGDSGGPRDLRAYTISQAQWRENVADEELATIRVVR, encoded by the coding sequence ATGTCTCCTACTTTGTTCCCGGCGACCATCGAAAGTGAACGGCTTCGGTACGTGCCGCTACACGAGTCGGTCGACGTTCTCGACCTCTACGAGTATCACCGCTCCGGCGAGATGGATGCCGTAATGCGCCCGCTCGGGGAGACGCCTCACGCGACGCCGAAGGAAACGATGGACGAACTGACCGAAGTCAGGGACGCGTGGGAGTCCGGCGAACGGGCGACCTACGCCATGCGGTCGAACGCGGACGACGAATTCGTCGGCGTCGCCGAGCTGTGGCTCGAATGGGACAAACGCAAGACGTCGTTCGGAATTTGGGTTCGAGAGCCGTGCTGGGGACGCGGCTACTCCGCAGAGCGGGCGGGAGCGATGCTGTACGTCGCCTTCGAACTGCTCGACCTCGAACTCGTGAGCGTCGGACACGAACCCGAAAACGAGCGGTCGAAACGCGCCATCGAGAAGTACGTCGATGCCTACGGCGGGCAGTACGACGGCATCCTCCGAAATTGGCTTCCGCCGGGCGATTCCGGCGGCCCGCGGGACTTACGCGCGTACACCATCTCGCAAGCGCAGTGGCGCGAGAACGTTGCGGACGAAGAACTGGCGACGATTCGGGTCGTTCGGTAA
- a CDS encoding chorismate mutase, whose translation MANDDANRRNPNDMTLDELRDEIESIDRELVELIARRTYVADTVAEVKSAQDIPTTDESQEQRVMDRAGENAEKFEVDSNLVKAIFRLLIELNKVEQRENR comes from the coding sequence ATGGCTAACGACGACGCAAACAGACGGAACCCGAACGATATGACGCTCGACGAACTGCGCGACGAAATCGAATCCATCGACCGCGAACTGGTGGAACTCATCGCCCGACGGACCTACGTCGCGGACACGGTGGCGGAGGTGAAGTCGGCCCAAGACATCCCGACGACGGACGAGTCACAGGAACAACGCGTGATGGACCGGGCGGGCGAGAACGCCGAGAAGTTCGAGGTGGACTCGAATTTGGTGAAGGCGATTTTCCGGTTGCTCATCGAACTGAACAAGGTGGAGCAACGCGAGAATCGGTAG
- a CDS encoding shikimate kinase: MHGRAKAPAAGTILNALATGVGSAFAIAISTTAEVELDDSGEIRGEIADAPDADARLIERCAELVLDVEDEAFGATVRTESDVPMASGLKSSSAAANATVLATLSALDIEMRREDACRIGVQAARDVGVTVTGAFDDASASMLGGVTVTDNSTDELLTRDEVDWDVLVWTPPERSFSADADVSRCRQVGPMAELVAELALDGDYGRAMTVNGFAFCGALGFSADPMVEALPDVAGVSLSGTGPSFVAVGGREVLEDVRKSWQSLEGTTWLTTTQTDGTRTI, translated from the coding sequence ATGCACGGTCGCGCGAAAGCACCCGCCGCCGGGACGATACTCAACGCACTGGCGACCGGTGTCGGGTCGGCGTTCGCCATCGCCATCTCGACGACCGCGGAGGTCGAACTGGACGATTCCGGCGAGATACGGGGCGAAATCGCCGACGCTCCCGACGCGGACGCTCGACTCATCGAACGCTGTGCGGAACTCGTCCTCGACGTCGAAGACGAGGCGTTCGGCGCGACGGTCCGCACCGAGAGCGACGTGCCGATGGCTTCCGGCCTGAAGAGTTCGAGCGCCGCCGCGAACGCGACGGTGCTGGCGACGCTTTCGGCGCTCGATATCGAGATGCGGCGGGAAGACGCCTGCCGAATCGGCGTGCAGGCGGCCCGCGACGTGGGCGTGACGGTCACCGGTGCGTTCGACGACGCCAGCGCGAGCATGCTCGGCGGCGTCACCGTCACCGACAACTCGACGGACGAACTGCTCACCCGCGACGAGGTGGACTGGGACGTGCTGGTGTGGACGCCGCCGGAGCGGTCGTTCTCCGCCGACGCGGACGTCTCCCGGTGTCGGCAGGTCGGGCCGATGGCCGAACTGGTGGCCGAACTCGCGCTCGACGGCGACTACGGCCGGGCGATGACCGTCAACGGCTTCGCCTTCTGCGGTGCGCTCGGGTTTTCGGCCGACCCCATGGTGGAAGCTCTGCCGGACGTGGCGGGCGTTTCGCTGTCGGGAACCGGCCCGAGTTTCGTCGCCGTCGGCGGGCGAGAGGTTTTAGAGGACGTACGGAAAAGCTGGCAGTCATTGGAGGGCACGACATGGCTAACGACGACGCAAACAGACGGAACCCGAACGATATGA
- a CDS encoding CNNM domain-containing protein, which yields MNTVVIAARLAAGLLLILANGYFVAIEFALTRVRQYSESEFDSPDLRRAWEMTENLEIYLTSCQVGITASSIAVGIVAEPALAAIFEPIFAGTWLASVGAGALLGFLIINLVHLTHGEQTPTYLGVERTKFVCRYGATPLYWFHRGIAPIITLGDGVAKWTLRLFGVEITGAWKDAEADAIETRADLHQELGSVLERGDLADERHREVLNALAIGEIPVRDVMIPREDIVSLSTSASLDENVERAKNNPHTRFPLVGESLSEYHGNVYMPALYGADDALRSGETTIEEVAHPPTTVVADASISDVVDQFQAENQELALVMEDGEVVGLITATDALEEIVGELEDPTDEPTESSAAA from the coding sequence ATGAACACCGTGGTGATAGCTGCGCGGTTGGCCGCCGGACTACTGTTGATACTGGCGAACGGGTACTTCGTCGCCATCGAGTTCGCGCTGACCCGCGTCCGCCAGTACTCCGAATCGGAGTTCGACTCGCCCGACTTGCGGAGGGCGTGGGAGATGACGGAGAACCTCGAAATCTACCTCACGAGCTGTCAGGTCGGTATCACCGCATCCAGCATCGCGGTCGGTATCGTCGCCGAACCGGCGCTGGCCGCCATCTTCGAGCCGATATTCGCGGGGACCTGGTTGGCGTCGGTCGGCGCGGGGGCGCTCCTCGGATTCCTCATCATCAACCTCGTCCACCTGACCCACGGGGAACAGACGCCGACGTACCTCGGCGTCGAGCGCACGAAGTTCGTCTGTCGGTACGGCGCGACCCCGCTGTACTGGTTCCATCGGGGCATCGCTCCGATAATCACGCTCGGCGACGGGGTGGCGAAGTGGACGCTGCGTCTGTTCGGCGTCGAAATCACCGGCGCGTGGAAGGACGCGGAAGCGGACGCCATCGAAACCCGCGCCGACCTCCACCAGGAACTCGGCTCCGTCCTCGAACGAGGCGACCTCGCGGACGAGCGCCATCGGGAGGTCCTGAACGCGCTCGCAATCGGCGAGATACCGGTTCGAGACGTCATGATTCCGCGCGAGGACATCGTCTCCCTCTCGACGTCCGCGTCCCTCGACGAGAACGTCGAACGCGCCAAGAACAATCCGCACACGCGGTTTCCGCTGGTCGGCGAGTCGCTCTCCGAGTACCACGGGAACGTCTACATGCCCGCGCTGTACGGCGCGGACGACGCGCTCCGGTCGGGAGAGACGACCATCGAGGAGGTGGCACACCCGCCGACGACCGTCGTGGCGGACGCATCCATCAGCGACGTGGTGGACCAGTTCCAGGCCGAAAATCAGGAACTCGCGCTGGTGATGGAGGACGGAGAAGTCGTCGGCCTCATCACCGCAACCGACGCATTGGAGGAAATCGTCGGTGAACTAGAGGACCCGACGGACGAACCGACCGAATCGTCCGCGGCCGCGTGA
- a CDS encoding DUF5796 family protein, with protein sequence MSVRNDVSPDTLGVELTEDGIVVEYTDGREVFYNGIPKKVQGTLRTQPGKLIQVLVTDPTETEGVMTYVNDRDTHDEILQETGVGRVILEPGEEEELFPGVTVRADGYAVEVEASPKIARGRVFVFEEDELGERSFEFVEDDDE encoded by the coding sequence ATGAGTGTCCGCAACGACGTTTCCCCCGATACGCTCGGCGTCGAACTCACCGAGGACGGCATCGTCGTCGAATACACGGACGGCCGGGAGGTCTTCTACAACGGGATTCCGAAGAAGGTACAGGGGACGCTTCGAACGCAACCAGGAAAGCTGATTCAGGTGCTCGTCACCGACCCGACCGAGACGGAGGGCGTCATGACCTACGTCAACGACCGGGACACCCACGACGAAATCCTGCAAGAGACGGGCGTCGGCCGAGTCATCCTCGAACCCGGCGAAGAGGAGGAACTGTTCCCCGGAGTGACGGTCCGGGCCGACGGCTACGCCGTCGAAGTCGAGGCCAGTCCGAAAATTGCACGCGGGCGAGTGTTCGTCTTCGAGGAGGACGAACTGGGCGAGCGCTCGTTCGAGTTCGTCGAGGACGACGACGAATAA
- a CDS encoding DUF7508 domain-containing protein — protein sequence MPLAKRWLELDRGTVARAPERWAMYELGTDGEVLEIGVGVLRDELKTALTYGDAEQVRWETCQSREGAEELAAEHRERAGLD from the coding sequence ATGCCGCTCGCAAAGCGCTGGCTGGAACTCGACAGGGGGACGGTCGCGCGGGCTCCGGAACGCTGGGCGATGTACGAACTGGGGACCGACGGCGAGGTACTGGAAATCGGCGTCGGCGTCCTCCGCGACGAGTTGAAAACCGCGCTCACGTACGGCGACGCCGAGCAGGTCCGTTGGGAGACGTGCCAATCGCGGGAAGGAGCGGAGGAGTTGGCCGCGGAACATCGGGAACGGGCAGGGCTGGACTGA
- a CDS encoding cation diffusion facilitator family transporter, translating to MADHRSEFLKASWANVVTNVLKIVVEGGLGLAFGSLALVADAAHSVADLLASAVVLVWGRLSFHGPDSNHPHGHERVEPLTALFVGGTLVLLGLKLLYDAGQTIRSAPEATYSIALAGGLAFAFFDRAFCYWYTKRVNRNVGSSGLAALAADSKNDLYTTLAAMVGVAGMAVGFPVLDPLAGGVVSLLVIHQGVEISRENVNYLVDTAAPEPVREEIRDEVLSHDDVHGVHDFTAYHAGTVLEIEFHAEVAADHTFIEAHDIETELRDSLIARDDVGDVHIHLDPEGLGEWKDADEEPTSPLVN from the coding sequence ATGGCCGACCACCGGAGCGAATTCCTCAAGGCGTCGTGGGCCAACGTGGTGACGAACGTCCTCAAAATCGTGGTGGAGGGGGGACTCGGACTCGCGTTCGGAAGCCTCGCGCTCGTCGCCGACGCCGCCCACTCGGTGGCCGACCTGTTGGCGAGTGCGGTCGTCCTCGTCTGGGGACGTCTCTCCTTTCACGGACCCGACTCGAACCACCCGCACGGACACGAGCGGGTCGAACCGCTGACCGCCCTGTTCGTCGGCGGGACGCTCGTCCTGCTCGGCCTGAAACTGCTGTACGACGCTGGACAAACGATTCGCTCCGCGCCGGAGGCAACCTACAGCATCGCCCTCGCTGGGGGACTCGCCTTCGCCTTTTTCGACCGCGCCTTCTGTTACTGGTACACCAAACGCGTCAACCGAAACGTGGGGTCGTCCGGCCTCGCCGCGCTCGCCGCCGACAGCAAAAACGACCTCTACACCACGCTCGCGGCGATGGTCGGCGTCGCCGGAATGGCCGTCGGGTTCCCGGTTCTCGACCCGCTCGCGGGCGGAGTGGTCAGCCTGCTCGTCATCCACCAGGGCGTGGAGATTTCGCGGGAGAACGTCAACTACCTCGTGGACACCGCCGCCCCGGAACCCGTCCGAGAAGAGATTCGGGACGAAGTGCTCTCCCACGACGACGTTCACGGTGTACACGATTTCACCGCCTACCACGCCGGAACCGTCCTCGAAATCGAGTTCCACGCCGAGGTCGCGGCCGACCACACGTTCATCGAAGCTCACGACATCGAAACCGAACTCCGAGACTCACTCATCGCCCGCGACGACGTGGGCGACGTCCACATCCATCTCGACCCCGAAGGACTGGGCGAGTGGAAGGACGCGGACGAGGAACCGACGTCACCGCTCGTCAACTGA
- a CDS encoding DUF7128 family protein produces MVARTERDDATWYQCEQCGLMFDDRSDAEQHEEHCDAEDPSYIQ; encoded by the coding sequence ATGGTTGCTCGAACCGAGCGCGACGATGCGACATGGTACCAGTGCGAGCAGTGCGGACTGATGTTCGACGACCGGAGCGACGCGGAACAGCACGAGGAACACTGCGACGCGGAGGACCCGAGCTACATCCAGTAG